Below is a window of Enterobacter kobei DNA.
CTGGCAATGAAGCGCCACCAGCAGCAAATGAATGCTGCCGGATTACCGGCGATCACCCGTGACGGCCACCATATCGATATTGCTGCTAATATTGGCAGCGCACTGGAGGCACCCGCCGCCTTTGCGAACGGTGCACAGGGCGTCGGCCTGTTCAGAACGGAAATGCTGTTTATGGATCGCGACAGCGCCCCGGACGAGCAGGAGCAGTTCGAAGCTTATCAGCAGGTGCTGGTCAGCGCCGGTGAACAACCGGTAATTTTCCGCACCATGGACATCGGCGGCGATAAACCCATTCCTTATTTACCGATCCCCCACGAGGAAAACCCGTTCCTCGGCTATCGCGCGGTGCGCATTTACGCGGAGTTTGCCGATCTGTTTCGCACCCAGCTGCGCGCCATTCTGCGTGCCAGCGCCTTCGGCAATGCCCAGTTGATGATCCCGATGGTGCACAGTCTCGATCAGATCCTGTGGGTGAAAAACCTGCTCGCTACCGTGCGCGCCGAACTGAAAGCGGAGGGACGACGCATGGCCCCCTCCCTGCCGCTGGGCATCATGGTTGAAGTGCCGTCGGTCTGTTTTATCATCGATCACTTTTGCGAGGAGGTGGATTTCTTCAGCATCGGCTCGAACGACATGACGCAGTATCTGTACGCGGTGGATCGCAATAATCCGCGCGTCGCGTCGTTGTATAACCCGATCACGCCCTCGTTTTTACGCATGCTGCGCCAGATTGTCAGCACCGCCCACCGCCATCATAAGCGGGTCGGTATTTGTGGCGAGCTGGGCGGAGAGAGCCGTTACCTGCCACTGCTGTTGGGGCTGGAACTGGATGAGCTCAGCATGAGCGGGCCGCGCATCGCACCGGTGAAAGCGCTGGTGCGCCAGCTGGATCAGGCGGCGTGTCGTGAACTGGCAAACCGCGCCTGCGAGTGCCGCAGCGCCGACGAGATAGAACAGGCGCTAGATAATGTGCTGGTGCAGGAAGCGCCGCGCCCGCTGCTCGCGCTGGAGACCATTTGCGTCGGCGAGCCGCTCGCGTCCCGGGAACAGGTGATCCAGTATCTGTGCGGCAATCTGGCGCTGCATGGGCGTACCGATGCGCCACACGCGCTGGAGGAGGATGTCTGGCAGCGGGAAGACATTGTCTCAACCGCCATCGGCTTTGGGGTGGCGATCCCGCACACCAAGTCCCCCTGGGTGCGCCACTCCAGCGTCAGCATTGCCCGTCTGCCGCAGCCCATCAGCTGGGGCGCGGACGGGGGCGAGGTGGAGATGGTGATTATGCTGACCCTTGGCGAAAGCGAAGGCCTCAGTCACGTAAAAGTGTTCTCGCAGCTGGCCCGCAAGCTGATGAACATCGCGTTTCGTGAGGCGCTGTTTGCCGCTAAAGACGCGCCAGCCATTCTGACGCTGCTGCAGGCGGAGCTGGAATTGTAGTCTTACTGGAAACGCGTCCGGTACTCTCCCGGCGTCAGCCCAAACTGACGCCGGAACACGCGACAAAAGTAATCGCTGTCGCGAAATCCGCAGCGCAGCGCCACTTCGCTAATCGGCAAGTGGTATTTCTGCAAAATCATCCGCGCCTTCGCCATGCGCACCCGGCGCACATAGTCCACAAAACTCATGGTGCCTTGCTGCGAAAACAGCCGCGACAGATGATTCGGCGTGATGTTAAACAGCGCGGCGACGCTGTCGCGCGTCAGCGGTGAGGCATAGTTATCTTCGATCCAGTTACACAGGCTTTGATAGAGAAACGCCGCCCGCGGCAGGGTGTGGCCCGGCAGGCTGTTGACCACTTTCCGGCACAGATGCAGCAGGCTTAACACCAGCGGCTGGATAATCGCCTGATCCTGGGGCGTACGGCTGAGGTGCGTGAGTGCCATCAGCATCGCCTCTCCTTCGCCGCGCTGCGGATGGGGCAGCGTAATGTGGCGCAAGGGCTGCCGTCCACGGCTGTCGTGGAAGGTCAGCCCGAGCCACGCCGGCGCAAATACCAGGCTTAACACCATTGCCGGTTTATCCCCCGGCGGGCTGACCGCTGTCCGCGCCGGGATAAAGCGCATTTCGCCTGCGCTCAGCGCGCCGTATTCACCGCGCAGTACGATCTCCAGCTGCGGCCATTCCGGGACGCTGCCACCGGGCGCCGCGTCAGCAAACCAGACGCGGCCCAGCCGCTGAGGGTTAAGCACCAGACCACTGAGCAGGTCGGCAAAGAACTGCTGATCTGCGGGTAAGGGATTCGCTGACATGGGCACTCCGCTAAAAATCAGTCTGTTATGTTAGCGAATGCCACGGGGCAGGAAGGCGATGATGCTCAAAAAAACCGGCGCGGAAAAACGCCGATGTGAGCTATATCACTTCAATGATCGGTCAAGAATTAGTATCATCGGATCTGCTAAACCCTCGCCGTCTGACGGTGAGGGTTTTTCTTTGGATTAATTCGGTGACGATCACCGGGAACGACATGGAGTAAGAAATGTCCAGACCTGCCATTATCATTAATGAACGAGACGCCGAGCGCATTGATCGGCTGCTGGAGCAGGCACCCTACGCCGGGCTGCCCGTTGCCAGCGCGCTGACTGCGGAACTGGATCGCGCGCAGATGTGCGCCCCGGAAGCGATGCCGGCCAATGTAGTGACCATGAACAGTGAAGTGAAGTTTCGCGATCTCACCACCGGCGAAACCCGCGTCCGCACGCTGGTTTATCCGTCACAGATGACCGACAGCGCACAACAGCTATCCGTGCTGGCCCCGGTGGGCGCGGCATTGCTCGGCCTGCGCGCGGGCGACCGCATCCAGTGGGACCTGCCCGGTGGCGCGTCCACCCACCTTGAAGTGATTGAGATCCTCTGGCAGCCTGAAGCGGCCGGTGAATTCAATCGCTAACTCTTCTGATTAAGCCTCGCGCTTTGTCTTGCAGAGGATGCCTGCGCATCCTCTTTCCGGTTTCCCTTCCCCTGCCGCCTCCCCCTCTTTGTTACGTGTGACTTTTACAGGATGCATGACAAACCTTACA
It encodes the following:
- the ptsP gene encoding phosphoenolpyruvate--protein phosphotransferase, which gives rise to MLTIPFYCPLPNGLHARPAWALKEQCAAWHSDIRFINLRLNTQADAKSSLALVSTGTLFNDSCRLEINGSDEEAARRALEHYLEHQFIDSDSLPPPQTAPTATPLPRSLARLNPTLIHATVLAGGIGAGRMTIWQHDNLDRYRQLPARAEDNARLEHSLAALAEQLNGQLQTLDGESKTILSAHLSLIQDAEFSGNIRRLMSEQRLGLAQAIISNMEQVCAKLAASASDYLRERVSDIRDISEQLLHITWPEVRQGNSLALHQPTILVAEDLTPSQFLGLDLRYLTGMMLEKTGRTSHTLILARAHAIPVLRGLPPAALSQHEGTSCILDGECGVLVMNPDEAVNGYYALAHKLAMKRHQQQMNAAGLPAITRDGHHIDIAANIGSALEAPAAFANGAQGVGLFRTEMLFMDRDSAPDEQEQFEAYQQVLVSAGEQPVIFRTMDIGGDKPIPYLPIPHEENPFLGYRAVRIYAEFADLFRTQLRAILRASAFGNAQLMIPMVHSLDQILWVKNLLATVRAELKAEGRRMAPSLPLGIMVEVPSVCFIIDHFCEEVDFFSIGSNDMTQYLYAVDRNNPRVASLYNPITPSFLRMLRQIVSTAHRHHKRVGICGELGGESRYLPLLLGLELDELSMSGPRIAPVKALVRQLDQAACRELANRACECRSADEIEQALDNVLVQEAPRPLLALETICVGEPLASREQVIQYLCGNLALHGRTDAPHALEEDVWQREDIVSTAIGFGVAIPHTKSPWVRHSSVSIARLPQPISWGADGGEVEMVIMLTLGESEGLSHVKVFSQLARKLMNIAFREALFAAKDAPAILTLLQAELEL
- a CDS encoding helix-turn-helix transcriptional regulator → MSANPLPADQQFFADLLSGLVLNPQRLGRVWFADAAPGGSVPEWPQLEIVLRGEYGALSAGEMRFIPARTAVSPPGDKPAMVLSLVFAPAWLGLTFHDSRGRQPLRHITLPHPQRGEGEAMLMALTHLSRTPQDQAIIQPLVLSLLHLCRKVVNSLPGHTLPRAAFLYQSLCNWIEDNYASPLTRDSVAALFNITPNHLSRLFSQQGTMSFVDYVRRVRMAKARMILQKYHLPISEVALRCGFRDSDYFCRVFRRQFGLTPGEYRTRFQ
- the rnk gene encoding nucleoside diphosphate kinase regulator, which produces MSRPAIIINERDAERIDRLLEQAPYAGLPVASALTAELDRAQMCAPEAMPANVVTMNSEVKFRDLTTGETRVRTLVYPSQMTDSAQQLSVLAPVGAALLGLRAGDRIQWDLPGGASTHLEVIEILWQPEAAGEFNR